The following coding sequences are from one Leguminivora glycinivorella isolate SPB_JAAS2020 chromosome 7, LegGlyc_1.1, whole genome shotgun sequence window:
- the LOC125228135 gene encoding troponin C, isoallergen Bla g 6.0101-like isoform X2 produces the protein MEELDKNQLTLLKNAFDAFDHEKKGVISTDMIGTILEMLGHEIDDDSLKEIIAEVDEDGSGELEFNEFCKLAAQFLTEEDEPDSEAMTAELREAFRLYDKEGNGYITTDVLREIFMELDSSIPKDDLDAMIEDIDSDGSGTVDFEEFLEVMTGE, from the exons ATG GAAGAACTTGACAAAAACCAGCTGACCC TTCTGAAGAATGCCTTCGACGCATTCGACCACGAGAAGAAAGGAGTCATCAGCACAGACATGATTGGCACCATCCTGGAGATGTTAGGGCATGAGATAGATGACGACTCCTTGAAAGAAATCATAGCTGAAGTTGACGAGGACG GTTCTGGAGAGTTGGAATTCAACGAATTCTGTAAGCTGGCAGCGCAGTTCCTTACAGAAGAAGATGAGCCGGACAGTGAAGCCATGACAGCCGAGCTCAGAGAGGCCTTCAGATTATATGACAAAGAAG GTAACGGCTACATCACAACAGACGTGCTGCGTGAGATCTTCATGGAACTGGACAGCTCAATCCCGAAGGATGACCTGGACGCCATGATTGAGGACATTGACTCTGACGGCTCGGGCACTGTGGATTTTGAAG AATTCCTTGAGGTCATGACTGGTGAATAA
- the LOC125228135 gene encoding troponin C, isoallergen Bla g 6.0101-like isoform X1 encodes MQEELDKNQLTLLKNAFDAFDHEKKGVISTDMIGTILEMLGHEIDDDSLKEIIAEVDEDGSGELEFNEFCKLAAQFLTEEDEPDSEAMTAELREAFRLYDKEGNGYITTDVLREIFMELDSSIPKDDLDAMIEDIDSDGSGTVDFEEFLEVMTGE; translated from the exons ATGCAGGAAGAACTTGACAAAAACCAGCTGACCC TTCTGAAGAATGCCTTCGACGCATTCGACCACGAGAAGAAAGGAGTCATCAGCACAGACATGATTGGCACCATCCTGGAGATGTTAGGGCATGAGATAGATGACGACTCCTTGAAAGAAATCATAGCTGAAGTTGACGAGGACG GTTCTGGAGAGTTGGAATTCAACGAATTCTGTAAGCTGGCAGCGCAGTTCCTTACAGAAGAAGATGAGCCGGACAGTGAAGCCATGACAGCCGAGCTCAGAGAGGCCTTCAGATTATATGACAAAGAAG GTAACGGCTACATCACAACAGACGTGCTGCGTGAGATCTTCATGGAACTGGACAGCTCAATCCCGAAGGATGACCTGGACGCCATGATTGAGGACATTGACTCTGACGGCTCGGGCACTGTGGATTTTGAAG AATTCCTTGAGGTCATGACTGGTGAATAA
- the LOC125228285 gene encoding troponin C, isoallergen Bla g 6.0101-like, which produces MDDLNKDQVAILKKAFEAFDHEKKGCIGTVMVGTIFGMLGLGVTDETLKEIIEEVDEDGSGELEFEEFVTLASRFMVEEDAEAMQQELKEAFRLYDKEGNGYITTAVLREILRELDDKISAEELDMMIEEIDSDGSGTVDFDEFMEVMTGGDD; this is translated from the exons TCCTCAAGAAGGCGTTCGAAGCCTTCGACCACGAGAAGAAGGGTTGCATCGGCACAGTTATGGTTGGCACCATTTTTGGCATGCTGGGTCTTGGCGTCACCGACGAGACCTTGAAGGAGATCATTGAGGAGGTGGACGAAGATG GATCCGGCGAGCTGGAGTTTGAAGAGTTCGTAACATTAGCGTCAAGATTCATGGTTGAAGAGGACGCCGAGGCGATGCAGCAAGAACTCAAAGAGGCATTCCGGTTATACGACAAAGAAG gTAACGGGTACATCACGACGGCGGTGCTTCGGGAGATCCTTCGAGAACTGGACGACAAGATCAGCGCAGAGGAGTTGGACATGATGATTGAGGAAATTGACTCTGACGGCTCTGGCACTGTTGACTTTGATG AATTCATGGAAGTTATGACGGGAGGCGACGACTGA